The Gorilla gorilla gorilla isolate KB3781 chromosome 23, NHGRI_mGorGor1-v2.1_pri, whole genome shotgun sequence genomic interval AACACTTCACAGAGTCACCCTCTTTCTGCAGAAAGGCCTCAGTCAGTCCTGCTCCCAGAGGGACTCCCTGCTGTGGGATTCGCTGGGTAGCCAGACCAGCTTTCGGTGGACCCAGGAGCAGCCCTTGTCCTGGTTCTCAGGGCTGCTGGGCTCAAGCTCTGGCGTGCCTGAAGCATCAGAGCCGAGGCCTGGAGAACAGGAGCCAATCTTCCGCAAGCGAGAGTTCAATAAGGAGATCAAGTCATTACTGAGCCAGCTGGAGTCCCTCGACCTGCCTGGCTACTGTCCGCTCCGTGAGCCCCATCGCACGCTGAACTTCCTGGCTGACCACCGCCTCTTCCCCGCCCTGCAAAGCGTGGTCAGCCAGGCTGTGGATAAGCTCCGTGGCGCCCACTGCCGCGACGGCCGTCCTCTGTTCACCACCAGCTTGGAGCCCACCTCAGATCTGCCGCCTCCCGGCTCTGAGCCAGCTAAACCCACCAATGGCGGGCAGCCCCATGCTTCCCCCCGCCCCACAGTCTCCAGCCCCAAGATGCTTCAGAGAAAACGCAAGGACAGAGGAGGCTCCCCCTCCATGTCTAGTGCCCAGGTGGCCACCAGATTCAAACTCAAGGTGACACCCACGGAGAAGCCCAATGTCCCCAGCCCCTCACTCCACTCCAGGGAGGAGGCACCTGACTCAGATCCCAAATTACAAAACCCACCTGTTTCCCTGAGCTCCAGCCAGAGGGTCCAGCCCTGGCAGGGCCTGCACCTCACCCTGCCCATGCCCGGGATTGTGGTGGAGGTGGCCTGCAGCCAGGGCCACCTCAGGGGCCCTGTCACACCTCCACTTGCCTCCCCCTACCCCCGCTCTTCCTGCTACCTTCTCCCTGAGCTCTCCCCAGTTGCCTCTTCATCTCCCGCCTCACTGTGTCCAGAGGTGACCTCCTCGAAAGTAGGACCGGGCATGAGTTTGCAGGAGAAGGGCTCCTTGACCCACCACTCCTAGCAGCCACTGTCACTAACAGGTGCTCAAGGTCAAGGTCTCTTGCCCTGCACTGTGGAAACCTCCTGGGCAGGGGTCAAGCTGATGGGGGCCCATGAATCCTGGCCTAGCTATTACCAGGTGTTGTCACAGATAAATAAAGGCTATTTTTTATGCTGGGTATTTTTTCTAACGTTTGTATGTGAATCTAGAGATGCTCCTACATGGGGGTGGAAGGTCCCGTCCCTTGTGGACAGCAGCCCAAGCCCGGCCGGGGCCTTGCCTCCTAGGTCTAGCTCCCTTGAATCCAGCTGCCTCAAGCAGGACTCTCCAGTCCCTGGACTTTGCCAAGGGGAAGTTGCCCAGGGAGGATGTGTACAAGACGTAGGTGGCCTCACACTGGTGCGTCTCCAGCACGGTCCCTCGACCCTTTCCTCAGCCATCAAGGCCCCTGCAGCTGTCTCTGGGCACAGGCCTGGGCAGGAGCCTGCCCAAACCCAGTTGTCAAGGCTCAGATTAGCCTTACCCTGTGACAGGTCCCTGCCCTTGCCCCAGGCCCAACAGTTGTAGGAGGTGTGATGGTGAGGTGAGCATGAGAGTGGGCAGTTGAGTGCAACAGCATAGCAGGTGTGGTAAGGCTGTACCCTTCGTGTGGCAAATGTGTTTGTCACACTAAGTGTACCCATTCATGTTTGTGATGGGCAGGGCTGGCAGGGCTCTGAGGAGGGCACAGTGGCTGGAAGGGGTGTCACAGAGGGATGGGGCTGGCAGGTGTGACATGTGTCCCTTTCCCTCCCCGGCTGCTATGCAGAGCCCCCGCAGCAGCAGCAGGTTCACGAATAAGAAGCCGCTGCCCTCCATCTCGTCGAAGTCCAGCATGTCTCACTTCTCCAACCGCCTTTATGAGGAGCTCGCCGACTTCCTGACCCAGCAGGCAGCCTCCTTGGTCATCCGCAAGTACGAGTTCGAAAAGGACCTCAATAAGCAGCTGGGCTTCTTCTCCTTCCCCATCACCCACGTGCTCAGGGACCTTTCCCTGGGCTTAAAGAAGGTGAAAGGCTCCCGCATCCACCTGTCCTCGGAGACCCACCGGAGCTGCCTGCTGCGTAAACTGGAGGAGGCCAAAAGGGCCCGGCAGGCCTCCCGGCTCAGCACCTCCCACCGCAGCACAGAAACACCCACTGTGCAGCAGGAACCAGCCACCCACACTGCCCAGGACCAGGCCACAGAGCCCTGCCACTCCCTCTACACCAACTTGCCAGCCAGCCAGCAGCTCAGCCCTTTGGAGCCCAAGCTCTACATGTCTGCCTGCACCGGCATGGGTTCCAGTCCCCCCAAGTCCAAGGACATGGACAATGAGGGCCGTGATAAAGCCGAGATtgaagatgaagatgaggatgagTTCAAGGATGAAGACCAGGATGAGGACAAGGATGAGGATGGAGTCCAGAGCCTCCCAGAGCCTGGAGAGGAGGCCTTGGTCAGCCACTCCGTGGACGTGGGCCACGGTGACCCACCATGAAGTCCCCACTAGCCACTCGATTCCCTGCTCTGTCAGAGTTGCTGCCCATCACACCAGCCCCTGCCAAGAGCAGGAGTCACCACAGGCTGAATGCCCATGAGGAGCTCTGCTGAGACTCTCAAGGGAGCcagtgaaagaaatagaaataaagccTGTGTTGCTGGGACACAGGTTTGCTGTCCTGAGATTTCAGccgccattttatttatttacttatttgtttatttatatttaagatgaagtcttggccgggctcatgcctgtaatcccaacactttgaaaggctgatgtgggcagatcacttgaggccaggagttggagaccagcctggtcaacatggtgaaaccctgtctctgctaaatacaaaaattagccaggtgtggtggcaggtgcctgtaatcccagctacttgggaggttgaggcaggagaatggatttAACCcggggacgcagaggttgcagtgagccaagattgcatcactgcactccagcctgggtgacagagtgagactgtgtctaaaaaaaaagtcttgctctatctcccaggctgaagtgcagtggcatgatctcagctcactgcaacctccacttcctggcttCAGACAAttctgcctcctcagcctcctgagttgctgggactacaggcacccaccaccatgcccagttaatttttgtatttttagtagagacggggtttcaccatgttggccagggtggtctcgaattcctgacctcaagtgatccgccaacctctgcatcccaaagtgcagggattacaggcatgaaccaccacgcctggccactaattttttttgtatttttagtagagatggcgtttcactatgttggacaggctggtctcgaactcctgacctcagttgatctgcccgcttcagcctcccaaagtgctgggattacacgcatgaactaccacacctggcttttatttttatttttattttttgagatggattcttgctctgttgcccaggctggagtgccttggtgcgatcctggctcaccacaacctctacctcccgggttcaagggattctcctgcctcagcctcttgagtagctgggactacaggcgtgcgccaccatgtcgggctaaattttttttgttgtttttttggagatggagtcttgctctgtcgcccaggctggagtgcagtggcgtgatctctgctcactgcaagctccgcctcctgggttcatgccattctcctgcctcagcctcctgagtagccgggactacaggcacccaccaccatgcccggctaatttttttgtatttttagtagagacggggtttcactgtgttagccagggtggtctcgatctcctgacctcgtgatccatctgcctcggcctcccaaagtgctgggattacaggcgtgagccactgcgccctgccaattttgtatttttgatagagacagggtttcactgtattggccaggctggtctcgaactcctgggctcaagcgatccgcccacctcggcctgccaaagcactgggattaacggcatgagccactgtgccccgcccaaCACTGGAGTTTGACCGGCTCAGTGGAGTAGTGGTGTACATTGGAGTTGCTCATGTGACTGCTTTCAGCTGCTCATTGAACTGAGGCTGGAGCATTCCAGGGTCCCTCTCTATGTGGCCTCTTACCACGTAGTAATCTGGCACTTCATTACAGTAAGGTGCATTGTCTAGCTTCCTAGAAGGATAAAGCCAGACCTGCCAGCGTTCTTATGGCCGGTGCTCAGAAGTCCGCAAACAGCACTTCTTCGGCATTCGATTGGTCAAAACAAGTTGCGtagcggggcgcggtggctcaagcctgtaatcccagcactttgggaggccgaggcgggcggatcacgaggtcaggagatcgagaccacggtgaaaccccgtctctactaaaaatacaaaaattagacaggcatggtggtgcatgcctgtaatcccagctactcgggaggctgaggcaggagaatggcgtgaacccgggaggcggagcttgcagtgcgccgaaatcgcgccactgtactccagcctgggcgacagagcgagactccgtctcaaaaaaacaaaacaaaacaaaacaaaacaagttgcGCTACCTACTCAGATTCAAGGAAAGGCGAAATGGACTCCATGTCTTTTCTTTGGCTTATGGGGATGGGAGGAATTGTTAGTGGTCATATTTGGAGACTAGCTACCACCCTTCCTCCTCTCTACAGCTGATTGTACCTTGAGCAGCCCTTGTTGAGCCAATCAGATTCTCTCTTGAGAACCTGAACCTTAAGATAAATTATAGTTGGTAGGTGGAGGGCACTGGAGATGCCATAATCAGCCCTGAGGAGCTGCCCATAAGGGTGAGCAGGGGAAGGTGGTCTGCAGCAGGAGGCCGGAGAAGGGAACAGCAAAGAGAGGCGACGAGGCTGCCCCTGAGAGTCAAGGGAGTGCTACGTTGGCTTCCCCAACTCTGGGTCTGGTATCTCAGCCTACTTAGAATCCTATCTTGCTTGTCAGGAAGATTGCCTGCTGTGTCCTCAGCCTCCTACGGTCCTAAATGCAACTGGGAAATGGCTGGCAGGTTCTAGCAGGGAACTGGCATGATCTTTTGATCTATGCTTTTAccacttttcttttgagacgaagtcttactttattgcccaggatggaggacagtggcgcgatcttggctcactgcaacctctgcctcctgggttcaagtgattctcccacctccgccttctgagcagctgggattacaggcacatgagaccatgcctggctaatttttgcatttttagtagagacggggtttcaccatgtctggtctggaattcctgacctcaggtgatccgcctgcctttgcctcccaaagtgctgggattacaggtgtgggccaccgggCCCGACCTatacctgtaatcttaacactttggaaggccaaggcgggtggatcacctgaggtcaggagttcaagaccagccaggccaacatggtgaaaccccgtctcaactaaaagtacacaaattagccaggccaacatggtgaaaacccgtttctactaaaaatacaaaaattagctgggtgtggtggtacatgcctgtaatcccagctactcagggggttgaggcaggagaattgcctgaacccgggaggcagaggttgcagcagtgagccgagatcgcaccactgcactccagcctgggcgatagagtaagactccgtctcaaaaaaaaaaaaaaaaaaaaaaaaaaaaagacttcttgaATGATGCACACGGGAgactcaaaagtttaaaaaaaaaaaaaaaaaaaggctgggtgcggtggtggctcatgcctgtaatcccagcactttgggaggctgaggcaggtggatcacctgaggtcagaagtttgagaccagcctggtcaacatggtgaaaccctgtctctactaaatatataaaaaaaagccgggcgtgatgatgcatgcctgtaatcccagatactcaagaggctgaggcaggagaatcacttgaacccaggaggtggaggttgcagtgagccgagattgcgccattacactccagcctgggtaacaagagcgaaactccgtattaaagaaaaaaaaaaattgttgaatgagATGTGAGGAGCAAGGTAAAGAGACGAATGAAAGAAGAATCCCAAGTTTTGGGCCTGAGCATCTGCTGAATGGAGGTGCCATTTACTGAGACTCATAAGCCTGGGGGAGGGGTAGTTTGAGGGCGGAGACCAGGAATTCTGCTTTGGATGTGCTGATTTTGAGATGATGGCTGACATGTCCAAGAGTATATATCCATCGCCTCTCAGATAGTACTTCAGCTCTTCCACCCTAGACTGGAGACCCCTCAAGTGCAGGGACTACCAAATCCAGGGCAGACTGACTTTTAACCGTTTGGACACCTAAATGCTGAAAAGATCAAGGTGTCTTATACTACATgtaactcaaaataaaaacagtattaaACACAAAACCCCCAAAATAACATGTTGCTGTAATGAAAATAGCTttactctgtattttctgaacgCAAAATTCTGGATGATTTAATTAAATATgaacttttctctctgctttgccTGTGCTTCAACTACACCCTAGTCAGACTCTTGAGCCCAGAGCTATTTCCTCTGTGACCCCACAGGATCTGGAGTGAAGCGGCTGTAACAATGTcccatgaatgaataaataaacagaggTGTAAGTTTTCCTCCCTTGAAGGCTGAGCTGACAACACTGAGAAGGCGGCAAGAAGGAGACCTACTCATGGCCAGGAGACCTGGGACACAGTCGCCCAGGCATGGTTCCCACAGCCCCTTGGTCTCCTTTGACTCTGGTTTCCTAAGACAGCTTTGGGACTTTCTGGTGAGAAGCTGCCATTATTCTCAacgccacagctccctgctgcccTCTCCTGCCTGATGACCCAGTGACCACGAGATTTAGCCACGAAAGGAGTCAAATGTATAAGTGGCCAGGGGAATTCAGAAACCCCAGGGTCTAGGGACTGTGGTGACCCAGTATCAGAGAGGGCCTAGGGCCGAATGACTGGGGGTTTCATTAATCCCGGGGTCCAGGGACTGAAGGACCAGACGATTCAGTGACCCCGGGATCTGTCAACTTTGTGACCACAAAATCTAGCGATCCAACAACCTCAAGACCCTGCAGCTGCGGGCCCAGGTTCTGAGGGGAGAGACTCATTACTGAGTGCCCCGGAGTCCAGATCAAGGGGCGTCGTGAAAACGTGCCTGCAGGGTCCTAGGATCCTGAGCCGGTGTCCAGGGACTCACCGGCTGCGAGGAGCCGCGTCTTCACCAACTGCTCACGCTCTCTCTCCGCGGCTCGGAGACTCAGACGCCCTTCCCTGGGCACTCATTGGTAAGTCCTCGGAAGCGTGGACCAATCAAAACCCTCCTCGTGTCTCCAGTCCCCGCCCAGCTACGGCTCTCGAGAACCGGGGGCGGGCCCTCCCCGCGCTGACCCATTGGCAGTGCAAGCGGAGTGCCGCGCGGGCCGACTATTGGCTGCCGCGAGCGGGCGCTGTCAGAACCGGATTGGGCCGCGGCGGGGACGGAAGCGGCCCCAGGGCCCGAGGGGCTGGAGCCGGGCCGGGGCGATGTGGAGCGCGGGCCGCGGCGGGGCTGCCCGGCCGGTGCTGTTGGGGCTGTTGCTGGCGCTGTTAGTGCCGGGCGGTGGTGCCGCCAAGACCGGTGCGGAGCTCGTGACCTGCGGGTCGGTGCTGAAGCTGCTCAATACGCACCACCGCGTGCGGCTGCACTCGCACGACATCAAATACGGATCCGGTGCGCGGGGCCAGCGACTGGGAGAGCGCGGGGAACCGGGGCTCGGGGTTGGGAGTGTGGAGACAGGGTGGTCATGGGGGTCTGTGGGCCGTCTGGAAGCCGGGCGGCGGGGGCTCTAGAGTCGTTGGGGGGGTCGAGGGACCAAGGCTTTGAGGGTGTCGAGGATATTGAGGGCGGGGACGGTCGTCGGGGAACTGCGGGCCCAAAGACTGAGGGGGTGTCAggcgggggctgggggtgagCCCTTGGGGTCCCCTGGGACATGTTCTGGTCCCAGGGCGAGGGTCCGGGGTTCCGCGATTGACGGAGaccctgggtgtgtggggtgtcaCTCCTCAGGCAGCGGCCAGCAATCGGTGACCGGTGTAGAGGCGTCGGACGACGCCAATAGCTACTGGCGGATCCGCGGCGGCTCGGAGGGCGGGTGCCCGCGCGGGTCCCCGGTGCGCTGCGGGCAGGCGGTGCGGCTCACGCATGTGCTTACGGGCAAGAACCTGCACACGCACCACTTCCCGTCGCCGCTGTCCAACAACCAGGTGAGCCCCTCCCGGAGCCCCCAGAGAGACTCCTGGCCTGTGTGAGGGGCCAGAGACAGAGCCCTGGGTTCCAATCCGAGCCTCAGCTTCTTCGTGAAATGGAAATTTCACTTCAGAGATGGTTACTGAGCGCCCCCTCGGGGGACACAGAGTAACTCCGCCAGGATCCTGCTCCCAGGTGCTCCCGGCCCGGCAGGGAGAATGACGGGAGAGAGATCCGGAGAGATACGCCTGGATAGCTCTTCCTCTGGTGGCAAGTGGGACCCAGGAGGGGAATCCACACAGCCTTGAGGGTGGGGAATAGGAAACTCCACTGGGGAGGAGGAACTCAGGCTAGATCTGGAAGGATGATTAGGAGTCCTCCAAGCCACAAAGGGGAAAGAGAGACTTCCCAGGCCAGCAGaaaagattgtgccaatgcatgGAGGTCATTGGAATTCaggggattggaatggaacagtgGGTGCCCTTGGGGAGCTGGTGGAAGACAATGTTTTAGATAGACAGCTTGACTGTTAGCCTGAGGGGCTGAATTTTAGGCTGAAGGTAGGTCAGAGGGGTTAGGACTGGGAAAATGTGGAGGAGGAGGCCTTAGCTCCGTGGGGACCAGTGGTCTCTGCACAGACAGATGcaatggtgtgtgcatgtgtctgaaGAGCCCATGCTGGGGAGGGAGTGCTAGAGGTTGCGGGGGCGGCTCATGGTGTCACCTTTTGCAGCTGTGGGAGCTGAGGCTCCAGGAAGGGTAGGGAAGAACCCTAGGCTCGGTGTACTAGGTGCGAATGCCGCCTTCTGTGGTGACCACTGTCTTCTCATCCTCTGCACCTATAGGAGGTGAGTGCCTTTGGGGAAGACGGCGAGGGCGACGACCTGGACCTATGGACAGTGCGCTGCTCTGGACAGCACTGGGAGCGTGAGGCTGCTGTGCGCTTCCAGCATGTGGGCACCTCTGTGTTCCTGTCAGTCACGGGTGAGCAGTATGGAAGCCCCATCCGTGGGCAGCATGAGGTCCACGGCATGCCCAGTGCCAACACGCACAATACGTGGAAGGCCATGG includes:
- the SDF2L1 gene encoding stromal cell-derived factor 2-like protein 1, giving the protein MWSAGRGGAARPVLLGLLLALLVPGGGAAKTGAELVTCGSVLKLLNTHHRVRLHSHDIKYGSGSGQQSVTGVEASDDANSYWRIRGGSEGGCPRGSPVRCGQAVRLTHVLTGKNLHTHHFPSPLSNNQEVSAFGEDGEGDDLDLWTVRCSGQHWEREAAVRFQHVGTSVFLSVTGEQYGSPIRGQHEVHGMPSANTHNTWKAMEGIFIKPSVEPSAGHDEL
- the CCDC116 gene encoding coiled-coil domain-containing protein 116 isoform X2, which encodes MARCRHHSGYLADDEASHSMCSARVQLPKKPLIPEMRPACKPGRVPHPPSTCGSSALQGQRRNKRHPQPFGHFLDFLTESQVLDSLETVVEKATERMAAMKTEAGVPLVEVQDPVEVPSGGRRAHARPSLSTVHRHRVRPTLCTGHPNNYPSSSSSMSNCHSSLMAGCLGSHSRDSDLGAQGSLPPVRDKLLLEKNLKRLLQLERKGKGLSQSCSQRDSLLWDSLGSQTSFRWTQEQPLSWFSGLLGSSSGVPEASEPRPGEQEPIFRKREFNKEIKSLLSQLESLDLPGYCPLREPHRTLNFLADHRLFPALQSVVSQAVDKLRGAHCRDGRPLFTTSLEPTSDLPPPGSEPAKPTNGGQPHASPRPTVSSPKMLQRKRKDRGGSPSMSSAQVATRFKLKSPRSSSRFTNKKPLPSISSKSSMSHFSNRLYEELADFLTQQAASLVIRKYEFEKDLNKQLGFFSFPITHVLRDLSLGLKKVKGSRIHLSSETHRSCLLRKLEEAKRARQASRLSTSHRSTETPTVQQEPATHTAQDQATEPCHSLYTNLPASQQLSPLEPKLYMSACTGMGSSPPKSKDMDNEGRDKAEIEDEDEDEFKDEDQDEDKDEDGVQSLPEPGEEALVSHSVDVGHGDPP
- the CCDC116 gene encoding coiled-coil domain-containing protein 116 isoform X1, translated to MRGPIGDPQVVSPPHAERNAQLKREVGSRPSHLPGDHMARCRHHSGYLADDEASHSMCSARVQLPKKPLIPEMRPACKPGRVPHPPSTCGSSALQGQRRNKRHPQPFGHFLDFLTESQVLDSLETVVEKATERMAAMKTEAGVPLVEVQDPVEVPSGGRRAHARPSLSTVHRHRVRPTLCTGHPNNYPSSSSSMSNCHSSLMAGCLGSHSRDSDLGAQGSLPPVRDKLLLEKNLKRLLQLERKGKGLSQSCSQRDSLLWDSLGSQTSFRWTQEQPLSWFSGLLGSSSGVPEASEPRPGEQEPIFRKREFNKEIKSLLSQLESLDLPGYCPLREPHRTLNFLADHRLFPALQSVVSQAVDKLRGAHCRDGRPLFTTSLEPTSDLPPPGSEPAKPTNGGQPHASPRPTVSSPKMLQRKRKDRGGSPSMSSAQVATRFKLKSPRSSSRFTNKKPLPSISSKSSMSHFSNRLYEELADFLTQQAASLVIRKYEFEKDLNKQLGFFSFPITHVLRDLSLGLKKVKGSRIHLSSETHRSCLLRKLEEAKRARQASRLSTSHRSTETPTVQQEPATHTAQDQATEPCHSLYTNLPASQQLSPLEPKLYMSACTGMGSSPPKSKDMDNEGRDKAEIEDEDEDEFKDEDQDEDKDEDGVQSLPEPGEEALVSHSVDVGHGDPP